The Argopecten irradians isolate NY chromosome 4, Ai_NY, whole genome shotgun sequence genome has a window encoding:
- the LOC138320488 gene encoding pro-neuropeptide Y-like isoform X1, translating into MQKFVLTTVVIVCALVVSQITCQEAMLAPPQRPSSFRTPDQLRSYLRALNEYYSIVGRPRFGRSVNKRSLENSLFNTEDLSPEDYPMFEDERDFYI; encoded by the exons ATGCAAAAGTTTGTCCTTACAACAGTTGTGATCGTATGTGCCCTTGTAGTAAGTCAGATAACATGCCAGGAGGCGATGTTAGCGCCCCCACAGAGGCCTAGCAGCTTCAGAACCCCCGACCAACTCAGGAGCTACCTTCGAGCCCTTAACGAATATTACTCCATTGTCGGCCGACCCCG ATTTGGACGAAGTGTCAACAAACGATCTCTTGAGAATAGCCTCTTTAACACTGAAGATCTCAGCCCAGAAG ACTACCCTATGTTTGAAGACGAACGCGACTTCTACATATGA
- the LOC138320488 gene encoding pro-neuropeptide Y-like isoform X2: MQKFVLTTVVIVCALVVSQITCQEAMLAPPQRPSSFRTPDQLRSYLRALNEYYSIVGRPRFGRSVNKRSLENSLFNTEDLSPEE; this comes from the exons ATGCAAAAGTTTGTCCTTACAACAGTTGTGATCGTATGTGCCCTTGTAGTAAGTCAGATAACATGCCAGGAGGCGATGTTAGCGCCCCCACAGAGGCCTAGCAGCTTCAGAACCCCCGACCAACTCAGGAGCTACCTTCGAGCCCTTAACGAATATTACTCCATTGTCGGCCGACCCCG ATTTGGACGAAGTGTCAACAAACGATCTCTTGAGAATAGCCTCTTTAACACTGAAGATCTCAGCCCAGAAG AATAG